One Vigna unguiculata cultivar IT97K-499-35 chromosome 7, ASM411807v1, whole genome shotgun sequence genomic region harbors:
- the LOC114192768 gene encoding probable histone H2B.3 codes for MAKGEKKPAEKKPAEKAPAEKTKAEKKIPKDATSGDKKKKKKAKSVETYKIYIFKVLKQVHPDIGISSKAMGIMNSFINDIFEKLAQESSRLARYNKKPTITSREIQTAVRLVLPGELAKHAVSEGTKAVTKFTSS; via the exons ATGGCCAAGGGCGAGAAGAAACCGGCAGAGAAAAAGCCCGCAGAGAAGGCTCCGGCGGAGAAAACGAAGGCAGAGAAGAAGATCCCGAAGGATGCTACCTCCGGtgacaagaagaagaagaagaaggc NAAGAGCGTCGAAACCTACAAGATCTATATCTTTAAGGTTCTCAAACAGGTCCACCCTGACATTGGGATCTCCAGCAAGGCAATGGGGATCATGAACAGCTTCATCAATGATATCTTTGAGAAGCTTGCTCAAGAATCGTCCAGATTGGCTCGTTACAACAAGAAGCCCACCATCACATCCCGTGAAATCCAGACCGCTGTTCGTCTTGTCCTCCCCGGTGAGCTTGCTAAGCACGCCGTCTCTGAAGGCACCAAGGCCGTCACCAAATTTACCAGTTCTTAA
- the LOC114192769 gene encoding probable histone H2B.3: MAKGEKKPAEKKPAEKAPAEKTKAEKKIPKDATSGDKKKKRKAKSVETYKIYIFKVLKQVHPDIGISSKAMGIMNSFINDIFEKLAQESSRLARYNKKPTITSREIQTAVRLVLPGELAKHAVSEGTKAVTKFTSS; this comes from the coding sequence ATGGCCAAGGGTGAGAAGAAACCCGCAGAGAAAAAACCTGCAGAGAAGGCTCCTGCTGAGAAAACGAAGGCTGAGAAGAAGATTCCGAAGGATGCTACCTCCggagacaagaagaagaagagaaaagcaAAGAGTGTCGAGACCTACAAAATCTACATTTTCAAAGTCCTCAAGCAAGTTCACCCTGACATTGGGATCTCCAGCAAGGCCATGGGGATCATGAACAGCTTCATCAATGACATCTTTGAGAAGCTCGCTCAGGAGTCTTCTAGACTTGCTCGCTACAATAAAAAACCCACCATCACTTCCCGAGAAATCCAGACCGCCGTGCGTCTTGTTCTCCCTGGCGAACTTGCCAAGCACGCAGTCTCCGAAGGCACCAAGGCTGTTACCAAATTCACTAGCTCTTGA